The Clostridia bacterium genome window below encodes:
- the guaA gene encoding glutamine-hydrolyzing GMP synthase translates to MDHPSLQSIVILDFGSQYTQLIARRIREQNVFSVVLPCTASLDEVRSYKPAGIILSGGPCSVYDADAPPSDERILALGMPVLGICYGLQFMTHKLGGKVRPGTKREYGHAEVTITGSSKLFRGLPPSMNVWMSHGDEATELAPGFKLVGTSPSAVAAIENPERSMYAVQFHPEVHHTRLGTQVLRNFLFEICGTIPNWTPQRFIDETVESIRQTVGPEGRAICGISGGVDSSVAATLVARAIGDRLTCIFVNNGVLRKDEFEKVQFNLRNKLHLNVDAVDATGRFLSKLAGVTEPEKKRKIIGYEFIEVFDAEAHRVKQTQGNVDWLVQGTLYPDVIESRSVRGPSQTIKSHHNVGGLPDKMKLKLIEPLKDLFKDEVRRIGRDLGMPEDMLQRQPFPGPGLAVRILGEVTPERISLLQEADHIVVTEIRNAGLYEKIWQSFAVLLPVMSVGVMGDQRTYAYTCAIRAVNSEDGMTADIVELPWEVIKRISNRIVNEIKGINRVVYDITSKPPGTIEWE, encoded by the coding sequence GTGGACCATCCATCCCTTCAATCCATCGTCATCCTCGATTTCGGGTCGCAGTACACCCAGCTTATCGCGCGCCGGATCCGCGAGCAGAACGTCTTTTCTGTCGTGCTGCCCTGCACGGCCTCGCTCGACGAGGTCCGCAGTTACAAGCCGGCAGGCATCATTCTCTCCGGCGGCCCCTGCTCCGTTTACGACGCCGATGCGCCGCCGTCCGATGAGCGCATTCTCGCCCTTGGTATGCCCGTTCTCGGAATCTGTTACGGCCTACAGTTCATGACGCACAAGCTCGGCGGCAAAGTTCGCCCCGGCACCAAGCGAGAGTACGGACACGCCGAGGTCACCATCACCGGCTCGTCCAAACTCTTCCGTGGACTCCCACCGTCGATGAACGTCTGGATGTCCCATGGCGATGAAGCCACAGAACTGGCCCCGGGATTTAAACTCGTTGGCACTTCGCCGTCAGCCGTTGCCGCCATAGAAAATCCCGAGAGAAGCATGTACGCCGTCCAGTTCCATCCCGAAGTCCATCACACTAGGCTCGGCACGCAGGTGCTCCGCAACTTCCTCTTCGAGATCTGCGGAACCATCCCGAACTGGACGCCTCAGCGCTTTATCGACGAGACGGTGGAAAGCATCCGCCAGACTGTCGGCCCGGAAGGCCGCGCAATCTGCGGTATCTCCGGAGGCGTGGATTCCTCCGTCGCCGCCACGCTCGTCGCCCGCGCCATAGGAGACCGCCTCACCTGCATATTCGTGAACAACGGCGTTCTGCGAAAAGACGAGTTCGAGAAAGTTCAGTTCAACCTTCGCAACAAGCTCCACCTCAACGTGGACGCCGTTGACGCCACCGGCCGTTTCCTCTCCAAACTCGCCGGCGTCACCGAGCCTGAGAAAAAACGCAAGATCATCGGTTACGAATTCATCGAAGTCTTCGATGCCGAAGCCCACCGCGTTAAGCAAACCCAGGGGAACGTCGACTGGCTCGTTCAGGGCACGCTCTATCCCGACGTCATCGAGTCGCGTTCCGTGCGCGGCCCGTCGCAGACCATCAAAAGCCATCACAACGTCGGGGGCCTGCCAGACAAGATGAAGCTCAAACTGATTGAGCCCTTAAAGGATTTGTTTAAGGATGAAGTGCGGCGCATTGGGCGCGACCTGGGTATGCCGGAAGACATGCTGCAACGCCAGCCCTTCCCCGGCCCCGGCCTCGCCGTCCGCATCCTCGGCGAAGTCACGCCCGAGCGCATTTCCTTGCTTCAGGAAGCCGACCACATTGTAGTCACCGAAATCAGGAACGCCGGCCTTTACGAAAAGATTTGGCAGTCGTTCGCCGTGCTTCTTCCAGTCATGTCCGTCGGCGTCATGGGCGACCAGCGCACGTACGCTTACACCTGCGCTATCCGCGCCGTGAACTCAGAAGACGGCATGACCGCCGACATCGTCGAACTACCATGGGAAGTCATCAAGCGCATCTCCAACCGCATCGTCAACGAAATCAAGGGGATCAATCGGGTGGTGTACGACATCACGTCAAAACCCCCCGGCACCATCGAGTGGGAGTAG
- the leuS gene encoding leucine--tRNA ligase: MTEKNKTTGKRTPKNNNIVEQASDAVREIAEDVRDVVREVTAELGLTEPDHPSTGEPGKIAELAQAEPSESGKSVTIAERPEDRPEDVRYRPVPIEEKWAAAWQMDPTLYASDAGDSERKKYYVLEMLPYPSGALHMGHVRNYSIGDALARYMWMTGHNVLHPMGWDSFGLPAENAAIKNQTPPKEWTLRNIASMKAQMKRLGFAYDWSKEVTTCLPEYYRWNQWFFLKLYEKDLAYRKKSKVNWCPECATVLANEQVVGGCCWRHESTPVEQRELTQWFLRITKYADELLRDLDKLEGWPEKVRTMQRNWIGRSEGALVDFKVDYVAGPAGDTITVFTTRIDTIYGATSIQLAPEHPLVADFIANNPDLLHRVEDMVNEQRRAKEQGDIGAIEKHGVFTGFYAINPFNQERVPIWVANYILMDYGTGAVMSVPAHDERDFEFAKKYDLEIRVVILPRRREEPPAAGEPENDVLPYTGEESLLINSGDFNGLACIEAQKKMAAFAEQHGFGKATVNYRLKDWGVSRQRYWGTPIPMIYCDHCGVVPVPEDQLPVLLPDAIAITLAGGSPLGRVPEFVNTTCPKCGGAARRETDTMDTFVDSSWYFYRYTSPVDDKPFDSDVANYWFPIDQYIGGVEHAILHLIYSRFWTKFMRDMGLIKNSEPAERLFTQGMVIKDGAKMSKSLGNVVSPDDMVERYGADATRLYTLFAAPPDRDLDWQDAGVEGISRFLSRVYRYVVRNAQPSHPEWNQPVPAELLPAACKVQRKLHQTIKRVSDDFGGRWHFNTSIAAIMELVNDLYAAEDQAKGQLPLAFLADAQRKLVLLLSPFAPYLAHELWQALGEDATKLLRHPWPQYDSALAKENEIEIVVQVNGKLRGRLTVPADSPEAIVRERAMSDEKVRGAVEGKQIVKSIVVPGKLVNIVVR; the protein is encoded by the coding sequence ATGACTGAAAAGAATAAAACTACCGGCAAGCGCACTCCTAAGAACAACAACATTGTCGAGCAGGCTTCTGATGCCGTTCGCGAGATTGCTGAAGACGTGAGAGATGTAGTTCGCGAAGTCACTGCTGAACTTGGCCTCACCGAACCTGACCACCCCAGCACCGGTGAACCCGGCAAGATAGCCGAGCTGGCGCAAGCTGAGCCGAGCGAGTCCGGTAAGTCCGTCACCATAGCCGAGCGGCCTGAGGACCGTCCGGAAGACGTGCGCTATCGTCCCGTTCCCATTGAAGAAAAATGGGCTGCAGCCTGGCAGATGGACCCGACGCTATACGCCTCCGATGCCGGCGACTCCGAGCGCAAGAAGTATTACGTGCTGGAAATGCTGCCTTATCCTTCCGGCGCTCTCCATATGGGACACGTGCGCAACTATTCCATTGGCGACGCGCTCGCCCGCTATATGTGGATGACCGGGCACAACGTCCTTCATCCCATGGGCTGGGACTCCTTCGGACTTCCCGCCGAGAACGCGGCGATCAAGAACCAGACGCCGCCGAAGGAGTGGACGCTCCGCAACATCGCCAGCATGAAGGCGCAGATGAAGCGCCTCGGTTTCGCCTACGACTGGTCGAAGGAAGTCACAACCTGCCTGCCGGAGTACTACCGCTGGAACCAGTGGTTCTTCCTCAAGCTCTACGAGAAGGATCTCGCGTATCGCAAGAAGTCCAAGGTGAACTGGTGTCCCGAGTGCGCCACCGTTCTTGCCAACGAGCAGGTGGTTGGCGGCTGCTGCTGGCGTCACGAAAGCACTCCTGTTGAGCAGAGAGAACTCACGCAATGGTTCCTCCGCATCACCAAGTACGCCGACGAACTCCTCCGCGACCTCGACAAACTCGAGGGCTGGCCGGAGAAGGTTCGCACGATGCAGCGCAACTGGATTGGCCGCAGCGAAGGTGCGCTCGTCGACTTCAAGGTCGACTACGTCGCCGGGCCAGCGGGCGACACGATCACCGTCTTCACAACCCGAATTGACACCATCTACGGCGCTACGTCGATCCAACTCGCGCCCGAGCATCCTCTCGTAGCGGATTTCATCGCCAACAATCCCGACCTGCTCCACAGGGTCGAGGACATGGTGAACGAGCAGCGCCGCGCCAAGGAACAGGGCGACATCGGCGCCATCGAGAAGCACGGCGTGTTCACCGGCTTCTATGCCATCAATCCGTTCAATCAGGAGCGCGTGCCCATCTGGGTCGCCAACTACATCCTGATGGATTACGGCACGGGCGCTGTCATGAGCGTGCCCGCGCATGACGAGCGCGACTTCGAGTTCGCGAAAAAGTACGACCTTGAGATCCGCGTCGTCATCCTCCCTCGACGTCGGGAAGAGCCGCCCGCAGCGGGAGAACCGGAGAATGACGTCCTTCCGTATACCGGGGAAGAAAGCCTGCTTATCAACAGCGGCGACTTCAACGGACTCGCCTGCATAGAGGCACAGAAGAAGATGGCCGCCTTTGCCGAGCAACACGGCTTTGGCAAAGCCACTGTCAACTATCGCTTGAAGGATTGGGGTGTATCACGCCAGCGCTACTGGGGTACGCCGATCCCCATGATCTATTGCGATCACTGCGGCGTGGTACCCGTTCCGGAAGATCAGCTGCCCGTGCTCTTGCCGGACGCCATCGCCATCACGCTCGCCGGCGGCTCACCGCTCGGCCGTGTGCCTGAGTTCGTCAACACCACTTGCCCCAAGTGTGGCGGCGCAGCGCGTCGCGAAACCGACACCATGGACACCTTTGTCGATTCCAGCTGGTACTTCTATCGCTACACCAGCCCGGTTGACGACAAGCCCTTCGACTCCGATGTTGCGAATTACTGGTTTCCTATCGACCAGTACATCGGCGGCGTCGAACACGCGATTCTGCACCTCATCTATTCGCGCTTCTGGACCAAGTTCATGCGCGACATGGGACTGATCAAAAACAGTGAACCTGCGGAACGCCTCTTCACGCAGGGCATGGTCATAAAAGACGGCGCGAAGATGTCGAAGTCTCTCGGCAACGTCGTATCGCCCGACGACATGGTCGAGCGCTACGGTGCCGACGCCACGCGTCTCTACACGCTTTTCGCCGCTCCGCCCGACCGCGATCTGGACTGGCAGGATGCCGGCGTCGAGGGCATCTCGCGTTTCCTCTCGCGCGTGTACCGCTACGTCGTTCGCAACGCGCAGCCCTCGCATCCAGAGTGGAACCAGCCCGTGCCGGCTGAGCTCTTGCCCGCCGCATGCAAAGTTCAACGCAAGCTTCATCAGACGATCAAACGCGTATCGGACGACTTCGGCGGACGCTGGCACTTCAATACCTCCATCGCCGCCATCATGGAGCTCGTCAACGATCTCTACGCCGCCGAAGACCAGGCCAAAGGTCAGCTGCCGCTCGCCTTCCTCGCCGACGCACAGCGCAAGCTCGTCCTCCTGCTTTCACCCTTCGCTCCGTACCTTGCCCACGAACTCTGGCAGGCTCTGGGCGAAGACGCCACGAAGCTCCTCCGCCATCCCTGGCCGCAGTACGATTCGGCGCTGGCGAAAGAGAACGAGATCGAAATCGTCGTTCAGGTCAACGGCAAGCTTCGCGGACGCCTTACCGTGCCTGCGGACAGTCCCGAAGCAATCGTGCGGGAACGCGCCATGTCCGACGAGAAGGTCCGGGGCGCCGTCGAAGGCAAGCAGATCGTGAAGTCGATCGTTGTCCCGGGCAAGCTGGTCAACATCGTCGTGCGCTAG
- a CDS encoding deoxyribonuclease IV, which yields MFEVCRPTSAVAVRLLLNLEAMPRSFKKDAVKPEKDILKLLPAEPASPPTSRRVGIHTSTAGGVETAAERAWRLGCNTFQVFSSSPRQWKPYDLGRDQCNMMNSLRDKYDLRPLVIHANYLVNLAGGNPEFLQKSITAFRMEIERAIALCAEYIVLHPGSFRGSSREEGLERVAASIEEAVRDTGIENSSLTILIENTAGAEFSLGGNFEQVAELVQCLRKHIRAAACIDTCHTHVAGYDITTAEGYAETMQHLDATIGLANVPVWHCNDAKAACGSKLDRHEHIGKGSIGPELFARLLNDMRTAHAAFIAETPIDAPLDDLTNVRALKAFVDDTRSSANKR from the coding sequence ATGTTTGAAGTCTGCCGTCCGACGTCTGCCGTCGCCGTCCGCCTCTTGCTAAACTTGGAGGCCATGCCGCGCTCGTTCAAGAAAGACGCCGTCAAGCCCGAAAAGGACATACTCAAACTCCTTCCTGCCGAACCCGCTTCGCCGCCGACATCGCGCCGCGTCGGCATACATACATCAACCGCCGGAGGCGTAGAGACAGCAGCCGAACGCGCATGGCGACTCGGCTGCAACACCTTCCAGGTTTTCTCGTCTAGTCCGCGCCAGTGGAAGCCCTACGATCTCGGACGCGACCAGTGCAACATGATGAACAGCCTTCGCGACAAGTATGACCTGCGACCGCTCGTTATCCACGCCAACTACCTGGTCAACCTCGCCGGCGGAAATCCCGAGTTCCTTCAGAAATCCATTACCGCCTTCCGCATGGAAATCGAACGCGCGATTGCACTCTGCGCCGAATACATCGTTTTGCATCCCGGTTCGTTCCGCGGCAGCTCGCGCGAGGAGGGACTTGAGCGCGTCGCCGCCTCCATCGAAGAAGCTGTCCGCGACACGGGCATCGAGAACTCCAGCCTCACCATCCTGATCGAGAATACCGCCGGGGCCGAGTTCTCTCTTGGCGGCAATTTCGAGCAGGTCGCCGAACTCGTCCAGTGCCTCCGCAAGCACATACGTGCTGCCGCCTGCATCGACACCTGCCATACCCACGTCGCTGGCTACGACATCACCACCGCCGAAGGCTATGCTGAGACCATGCAGCACCTTGACGCAACCATAGGTCTCGCTAATGTCCCCGTCTGGCACTGCAACGACGCAAAGGCCGCCTGCGGCAGCAAACTCGACCGCCACGAACACATCGGAAAAGGCAGCATCGGCCCCGAACTCTTTGCCCGGCTGCTCAACGATATGCGCACAGCTCACGCCGCCTTCATTGCCGAAACTCCCATCGACGCCCCTCTCGACGACCTGACCAACGTACGTGCCCTTAAGGCCTTCGTTGACGATACGCGATCGAGCGCCAACAAGCGCTGA
- the aroF gene encoding 3-deoxy-7-phosphoheptulonate synthase codes for MLVVMKAHASEEQVRAVCEKIERLGYRPHSIPGAQRTAIGITGNKGEVNPSALEEMTGVQEVIRVTKPYKLVSRDVKEENTIVRFPAQGAQVDEATIGGRELAIIAGPCAIENAEQAFRVAERVAKQGVRFFRGGAYKPRTSPYAFQGLGLEGLKIMSGIREQFGMRIVTEAVDHESLDLVAEWADVIQIGARNMQNFSLLKQAGKMKKPVLLKRGMSATLEEFLMAAEYVMSEGNYEVILCERGVRTFADHTRNTLDLSVVPAVQRLSHLPIVVDPSHGTGKRNKVTPLSRAAVAVGGDGLIVEVHNDPDHAMSDGAQSLFPEQFDELMLQVRQIASVVNRTAPEARDAATAKTLRAATSTSKPAAAL; via the coding sequence ATGTTAGTTGTAATGAAGGCGCACGCGAGCGAAGAGCAGGTGCGTGCGGTATGTGAAAAGATCGAGCGGCTCGGTTATCGTCCGCACTCAATCCCTGGCGCGCAGCGTACGGCAATTGGAATCACCGGCAACAAGGGTGAGGTGAACCCTTCGGCGCTGGAAGAGATGACAGGCGTTCAGGAAGTGATCCGGGTAACCAAGCCTTACAAGCTGGTGAGCCGCGACGTCAAGGAAGAGAACACGATCGTTCGCTTCCCAGCGCAAGGTGCCCAGGTCGACGAGGCGACGATCGGCGGCCGCGAGTTGGCAATCATCGCGGGGCCGTGTGCAATCGAGAACGCGGAGCAGGCGTTCCGTGTGGCAGAGAGGGTGGCGAAGCAAGGCGTGCGTTTCTTCCGCGGCGGCGCCTACAAGCCGCGCACATCGCCTTACGCATTCCAGGGACTGGGTCTTGAAGGTTTGAAGATCATGTCCGGCATCCGCGAGCAATTCGGGATGCGGATTGTGACGGAAGCGGTGGACCACGAGTCGCTCGACCTGGTAGCGGAATGGGCGGATGTAATCCAGATCGGCGCGCGCAACATGCAGAACTTCTCGCTGCTGAAGCAAGCGGGAAAGATGAAAAAGCCGGTGCTGCTGAAGCGCGGCATGAGCGCCACGCTGGAAGAATTCCTGATGGCGGCCGAGTATGTGATGAGCGAAGGGAATTACGAAGTCATCCTTTGCGAGCGCGGCGTGCGCACCTTTGCGGACCACACGCGCAATACGCTGGACCTTAGCGTGGTTCCGGCCGTGCAACGTTTAAGTCATCTGCCGATCGTGGTGGACCCGAGCCACGGCACGGGCAAGCGCAACAAGGTAACGCCGCTTTCACGCGCAGCCGTCGCCGTCGGTGGTGACGGGTTGATCGTTGAAGTGCATAACGATCCCGACCACGCGATGTCTGACGGCGCGCAGTCACTTTTCCCTGAGCAGTTTGATGAGCTGATGTTGCAGGTGCGCCAGATTGCGTCCGTTGTGAACAGGACGGCTCCGGAAGCGCGCGATGCGGCGACAGCCAAGACGCTGCGTGCGGCTACAAGCACGAGCAAACCAGCCGCGGCCCTGTGA
- a CDS encoding beta-propeller fold lactonase family protein, producing the protein MKTQNKIAILALAAVLIAAPACRNKAETNQREYAYVSNGKSDTVTVIDLNELKPLKTLTVGKSPTGVAENPAKNEVYVVNTESNSVSVIDADRNEVVATIGVHRAPYFISVSADGTRAYVANSGSNNVSAIDLDRRQVLANIDVGVQPGLARVSKDGRVVVVTNRGGNSVSVIDAAKLTMRAEIPVCKNPEDLRILPDASKVFVACTASGQVAAVDLKNNKVLALLKVGQTPIQLALKPDGGELFVSNYDAHTISAINTTANEVSESFLAGDNPVRGLVTSDNALLFVNNHGSNTVAVVDIGTRKMLVSVQVGSRPDAMALSTGEKLLLVVDSHSGDVAVLRLDKRIDKKNTNPPQRLFTMVPVGMQPNDIAVKAIAAL; encoded by the coding sequence GTGAAAACACAAAATAAAATTGCTATTCTCGCACTCGCGGCGGTTCTGATCGCCGCCCCTGCCTGCCGCAACAAAGCCGAAACGAATCAGCGCGAGTACGCTTACGTCTCGAACGGGAAGAGCGACACGGTTACCGTCATCGACCTGAACGAACTGAAGCCATTGAAGACGCTGACGGTCGGAAAGAGCCCGACGGGCGTAGCGGAGAATCCGGCAAAGAACGAAGTTTACGTCGTGAACACCGAGTCAAACAGTGTCTCCGTCATCGACGCCGATCGCAACGAGGTGGTGGCAACAATCGGCGTGCATCGCGCGCCGTATTTTATTTCGGTGAGCGCGGATGGCACACGCGCTTACGTGGCGAACTCGGGCTCCAACAATGTGAGCGCCATCGATCTGGATCGGCGACAGGTGCTGGCTAATATAGACGTCGGCGTGCAGCCGGGGCTGGCGCGAGTTTCGAAGGACGGCCGGGTTGTCGTCGTCACGAATCGCGGAGGTAACTCCGTGAGCGTAATCGATGCAGCGAAGCTGACGATGCGTGCGGAGATTCCTGTCTGCAAGAATCCGGAAGATCTGCGGATTCTGCCGGATGCTAGCAAGGTGTTCGTGGCGTGCACGGCTTCGGGACAGGTCGCCGCAGTGGATTTGAAGAACAACAAGGTGCTTGCGCTGTTGAAGGTTGGACAGACGCCAATCCAGTTGGCTTTAAAGCCCGATGGCGGTGAACTGTTCGTGAGCAACTACGATGCGCACACGATCTCGGCCATCAACACCACGGCGAACGAAGTGAGCGAGAGCTTCCTGGCGGGCGACAATCCAGTCCGCGGCCTGGTGACGAGCGACAACGCGCTGCTGTTCGTGAACAATCACGGATCGAACACGGTTGCTGTCGTAGATATCGGCACGCGCAAAATGCTGGTGAGCGTGCAGGTGGGGAGCCGTCCGGATGCGATGGCGCTCTCGACGGGCGAGAAACTATTGCTGGTAGTGGATTCACATTCAGGCGATGTTGCGGTGCTGCGGCTCGATAAGCGTATCGACAAGAAAAACACGAACCCGCCGCAGCGGCTGTTTACGATGGTGCCCGTGGGCATGCAGCCGAATGACATTGCAGTGAAAGCGATTGCTGCGCTGTAG
- a CDS encoding rhomboid family intramembrane serine protease yields the protein MAKCAQCGNSFSNWYGDVQALCANCRARNAAVRQSPAPDGEVLAQEDAHLPAQVAAGETHLSCTVVLIALNVLVFIAVVLTGGSVLNPSVEKLLRWGANYGPYTLEGQWWRLLTSTFLHGGLLHLAFNMWAFLNLGLLAEVLFGRRNFVAMYLLCGLGGSVASLWWHPTVVGVGASGAIFGIAGALLPAIFFHKNENLRRVLRGNLSSITLFVIYNIAFGAASAKIDNAAHLGGLVTGLVLGRLLPTTGHVRDDRADVRSYAALAAVAALIAGGTVYASHANAGVVAFSQAQQALRANDKDTALLQAKRAAEASPKMVAAHYLAGTLYLDRKQLDDAATELHKTVELDPKFADGHSQLCVALLRKGDLDGALGHCKLATELDPKDSDKSFNLGLVYRTKHQRAEAISAFKRAAELRPDSAEENYFYAVALLEDKRYADAVRQLEKVVQIDPDYNGAAELLRQAKEEARQP from the coding sequence ATGGCCAAGTGCGCACAGTGCGGTAACAGTTTCTCGAACTGGTATGGGGACGTTCAGGCATTGTGCGCCAACTGCCGGGCGAGGAATGCTGCGGTTCGTCAGTCGCCCGCGCCGGATGGCGAGGTGCTGGCTCAGGAAGACGCGCATCTGCCTGCGCAGGTAGCGGCAGGAGAGACGCATCTTTCTTGCACGGTAGTGCTGATTGCGTTGAACGTGCTGGTGTTCATAGCAGTGGTGCTGACCGGCGGCTCGGTTCTGAATCCGAGCGTGGAGAAGCTGCTGCGGTGGGGCGCGAACTACGGACCTTACACGCTCGAAGGGCAGTGGTGGCGGCTGCTGACCTCAACTTTCCTGCATGGTGGACTACTGCACCTGGCCTTCAATATGTGGGCGTTCCTCAACCTTGGGCTCTTGGCCGAGGTGCTATTCGGGCGCAGAAACTTCGTCGCGATGTACCTGCTGTGCGGGCTGGGTGGCAGCGTCGCGAGCTTATGGTGGCATCCGACGGTGGTCGGCGTGGGAGCATCGGGCGCAATCTTTGGTATCGCGGGCGCGTTGCTGCCGGCGATCTTCTTTCATAAGAATGAGAACTTGCGGCGGGTGCTGCGCGGCAACCTGAGCAGCATCACGCTATTCGTGATCTACAACATCGCGTTCGGAGCAGCCTCGGCGAAGATTGACAATGCGGCGCACCTTGGCGGGTTAGTCACGGGTCTGGTGCTGGGCAGGTTGTTGCCAACAACTGGGCACGTGCGCGATGACCGTGCGGATGTACGAAGCTACGCGGCGCTCGCGGCAGTTGCGGCCTTGATCGCAGGAGGCACGGTGTACGCCTCGCATGCGAACGCCGGGGTAGTGGCGTTCTCGCAGGCGCAGCAGGCCCTGCGAGCGAATGACAAAGACACCGCATTGCTCCAGGCGAAACGCGCGGCGGAGGCGTCCCCCAAGATGGTGGCGGCACACTACTTGGCAGGCACGCTTTATCTGGATCGCAAGCAACTGGACGATGCTGCCACGGAGTTGCACAAGACGGTAGAACTTGATCCGAAATTTGCGGACGGGCACAGTCAGTTGTGCGTGGCGTTGCTGCGCAAAGGTGATCTGGATGGCGCGCTTGGCCACTGCAAGCTGGCAACAGAGTTGGACCCGAAGGACTCAGACAAGAGTTTCAACCTGGGACTCGTGTATAGGACGAAGCATCAGCGCGCAGAGGCGATTTCTGCTTTTAAGAGGGCGGCGGAGTTGCGACCGGATTCGGCCGAGGAGAACTACTTCTATGCCGTCGCACTGCTGGAAGATAAACGGTACGCGGACGCAGTGAGGCAACTGGAAAAAGTGGTGCAGATAGATCCGGATTACAACGGGGCGGCGGAACTTCTGCGACAGGCGAAAGAAGAAGCGCGACAGCCCTAG
- a CDS encoding tagatose 1,6-diphosphate aldolase: MKLTPGKLAGLKAVSNQRGVIAAAAMDQRGSLKKALGANAGDKELIEFKTSVTEILTPHASAILLDPEWGLPASKKRAKNAGLLLAYEKTGYDKTGPGRLPDLLDNWSARRLKEAGADCVKILLYYTPFDPKEINDQKHAWVERIGDECRANDIPFFLEFVGYEEGADEKGLDYAKKKPEIVKASMAEFSKARYGVDVLKVEVPVNMQFVQGAKSSKGQAAYTRQEARHHFLDAASAATKPFIYLSAGVSNAEFNDGLALAAESGVKFNGVLCGRATWKDGIPIYAEKGDKAFREWLSTEGVKNIENVNKSLEAATPWYSMYEVEEAKAA; encoded by the coding sequence GTGAAACTCACTCCCGGAAAACTTGCCGGCCTGAAAGCCGTTTCCAATCAGCGCGGAGTCATCGCCGCCGCAGCAATGGACCAGCGCGGCTCTCTCAAGAAGGCGCTGGGCGCCAACGCCGGTGACAAAGAATTGATAGAGTTCAAGACGTCCGTCACCGAGATACTCACCCCCCATGCTTCCGCGATTCTGCTTGATCCCGAGTGGGGCCTCCCTGCCAGCAAGAAGCGCGCAAAGAATGCCGGCCTTCTCCTCGCCTACGAAAAAACCGGATACGACAAGACAGGCCCGGGCCGACTGCCCGACCTGCTCGACAACTGGAGCGCACGCCGCTTGAAGGAAGCAGGCGCCGACTGCGTCAAGATTCTGCTCTACTACACGCCCTTCGATCCCAAGGAGATCAACGATCAGAAGCACGCCTGGGTCGAGCGCATAGGTGACGAATGCCGCGCCAACGACATTCCATTCTTCCTCGAGTTTGTAGGCTACGAAGAAGGCGCCGACGAGAAGGGACTCGACTACGCGAAGAAGAAACCGGAAATCGTGAAGGCCAGCATGGCCGAGTTCTCAAAGGCCCGCTACGGCGTGGACGTTCTCAAGGTTGAAGTGCCGGTCAACATGCAGTTCGTCCAGGGTGCCAAGTCATCCAAGGGACAGGCAGCGTACACCCGGCAGGAAGCCAGGCACCATTTTCTCGATGCGGCCTCCGCCGCCACTAAGCCATTCATCTATCTTTCGGCCGGAGTTTCGAATGCCGAATTCAATGATGGTCTCGCACTCGCCGCCGAGTCCGGCGTCAAGTTCAACGGAGTCCTCTGCGGACGCGCCACGTGGAAAGATGGCATCCCCATTTACGCCGAGAAGGGTGACAAAGCCTTCCGCGAATGGCTCTCCACAGAAGGCGTCAAGAACATTGAGAACGTCAACAAGAGTCTCGAAGCCGCGACGCCCTGGTACTCCATGTACGAGGTCGAAGAAGCCAAAGCGGCGTAA